ggtcttggcttgatgaggtcaccccgcATGAAAGCTTTTGCCTCGTTagaggtcttccctctaggctgcgAGGGCCcatgggagtcctggatgatcccacAGATGCGtgacccctcccctgctccttccctcatggatccTCCCACGGCAGTGACCACAGACTTTAGgtgagggagtgaagttctctcttaccctgttccagctcctctgagtggggctccagcctctctgccctctgttgtGTGGCTGCATGTATCTCCgaggtttttgtgttgttaggatattttctgttgaaGTATGGTTGCTCCTTTGTGTTGCATGtcagaggggagagagtcccgggcaagttcactctgccatgatgctgacatcatgctaactgtttttttaatatatataaatttgttcCAAAAGCAGGGTGCTCATGCTGTCAGGGACCAGCCACATATGGTTGTGATGAGAACCGGGACCCAATTACCAAATGAGGTCAGAGCTAGAACTTTCTTTGGCTGTCCTCCCAGTGGTCCTCTCCTGGGCACGACTGGCATGGCTGTGAGGGGGCATTGGCAAGTATTTCCTGAACCTCCAATTCTGCAGCCATAAGACAAAGACAATGCTGTTTACAGCAGAGGGattttgtgaaatgaaatgagataaaggCACATGGAGCAAGTAGCAAGTGCCAGTTGTCACAACAGGTGAAATAAGCATAGGAACATCAACCAACCACACATAACAGGACACCGACTAACTCTGGTCCCTGAGTGGATCAAATGGATAAAAGTCAGCGACTCTAGCTTGTCTCAAGCTTATAGCTCCCACTGCTGAGCCCTCTTTTGTCATCCTCCCAACAAGTCCTGGCCCCTAAGTATCATCGTCTCCACTTCAGGGACAGGGAGCTCCAGGTGCAGGGCTGAGTTAGCTCAGGAGGCTTCCTGCctgggcagagaagagggagtcTGTGCTCACTCCCTGTCCGTGCTCTGTCCAGGAGCCCAAGGCACACATCTGGGCTGGAGCCCAGCTGTGGTGCTGAACACGGGACCCACTTTCACTCCGTGTGCTGCCAGAAGGCCCACAGTCTGATAAGCCCAACTTTCCACACAGGACCTGGAAGTCCATGCAAGCAAAACGTGCCTCTGAGGAGCCAAAGAAGCATCCTTTCACACGACAGAGGAGTCAGGCTTAACTCTGACTTTGGAGACATCACAAACAACCTTGAATTTCTTGGTTTTTATCCCAAAGAAAgcagctgggggaggctggggtgtGGACAGGGAAGTAGTAGGGACAGAGCTAAGGGGCAGGCATGGTTCAGCAACAGGTACTGACAGGCAGCAGGAGCAGAGACAAGAACGAccagaaaaatagacaaacagaccAGGCGGGGCTCACTTATGAGGGCGCCAACTGCCCTGAGTCCACGACAGCTGCAAGACGATGCAGGTGGAAAGCTCATCATTCCTGAGTCACCAGGCTCTGGGGTGTCTTGGGGTCCAGGCTCCCTCTCCGGTGGGCTGATCCACTGCATATGAAAACTACTCACCATGGCTTCTTTATTTATCACCCTGTACACATCGGACTGCATGAGACAGGAAGTTTTCTCCATGATTTCCACGTATTTCTTCAACACGCTTTTTAGCTAGAAATAAGAGGGCACCATAGTGAGTGACTCACTCTTTTCCTggaaaactaaaaggagacacaTGAGGCCTCACAAATCGCACAAGTGAAAATCACCAACAGCCCATCTGCAGGCCAACTTGCCTTGTCTACTCGGGAGAACTCAAGTGAGAGCAGGGTCTCATCCAGCTTCTTAATCCCCTGCTTCTGGAGGAGGAACTTCTCGGCCACCTGATCCCACAGCTCCAACAGGGTCTGTGTGAGAAGCCTGGGTCAGGCTGGGAGAACAGatggcagggagagaaggagcaggaccCGGTGGGGCAGGCCTGGCCACGAGGGGCCCCTACTTGGATGGTGTAGTCTTCGAGGTTGTCGTCATTTTCCACCTTTCTGAAGAGACTGTTGATGTCTTTGTCAGATTCGGCCAGCTGTTTAAGAAGAAGTGCTCCTGGCTCCAAGATGAGAGGTTCCATTTCCTAAAACAGGCCAGGAGGGCGACAGCTATGGTATGAACACTGCCGGGGCAGAAGGGAGCCCCCCTGTATGAGGAAGTGCCAGCGTGGTCCTGTctcagaaataataaacattattatttaagATTTACTAATTAGAAGGGATGGTGCAGGAGCAAAAcagcggggtgagctgacccatgactctctcccctccaaactacaagaaaggattggaaaaactgaatttcagccaaT
This region of Equus quagga isolate Etosha38 unplaced genomic scaffold, UCLA_HA_Equagga_1.0 HiC_scaffold_7091_RagTag, whole genome shotgun sequence genomic DNA includes:
- the LOC124232525 gene encoding coiled-coil domain-containing protein 180-like, whose product is EMEPLILEPGALLLKQLAESDKDINSLFRKVENDDNLEDYTIQTLLELWDQVAEKFLLQKQGIKKLDETLLSLEFSRVDKLKSVLKKYVEIMEKTSCLMQSDVYRVINKEAMLSWTQGSWRPH